The DNA segment aatcttcatcatcatcatcttcgtcttcatcatcatcatcatcatcatcatcatcttcttcttcttctttttcttctacTTCTtcttcatcgtcatcatcatcattatcatcatcataaacAACAGCAGCATCTTTAAGTCGATTTTAACATGATTACTAATAACtcaaaacatattgtttttgcttaGAAATACGTACATTATAACAAAAGCTGCAACCGTTTTCAGGTGGGTTTGTCGTCCTTGATGGAGAAACATTTGAGATGAAAGGAAAATGGGAAAGGGGAGAAGAAGCTGAGTTTGGATATGATTACTGGTACCAGCCGTATTTCAACATCATGGTTAGCACTGGTTGGGCTGCTCCAAAGACGTTCAAACAAGGGTTCAATCCAGCGGATGTTGAGAAAGGTATGATATAAATGTtgcattttaacccttaccctgctgaatttctataatgaacttgtccacctttcattttagacagtaccattaactgttaaaaggggtgcataccaaaaatatactgattgaatggcgaacagtgcagatcatgatcagactgcacggatgtgcaggctgatcatgatctacactggtcgcaaaggcagagtaaAACGAGTtcagcatgatgagggttaaaCATGATAGTACAAATTAGGATTAAATTTACTGTTATTACTtacatatgatataaaaacataaactaGACGTCAAAGTTAGAAGTTCGATGACATTCTTAACATTTTTTTGCGAACaagtataatagaaaatattcgcCGTATTAAAATAGTTGCAGCTCGTATACAGTTGTACTGGacaaataaaaagttgttttaattgTCCACTGTACACGTGACATATAAGCCTCGTGGTGAGAAAATCAAccttggtttgcgaccagcatggatccagattcgcgtaggctggtcaggatccatgctattcgcttatagtttctctaattgctatatataggctttgaaagcgaacagcatggatcctgaccagactgtgcggatgcgcaggctggtctggatccatgctggtcgcaaacccattatgttgattttctcatggcgcggctcatatagtgtCAATGGCAGAAGGAGCCACCGTGACCGAGTGAATAATGAagctgatttcgaatcacttacGCTTCAAGGCTGTGGGCTCGAAACCTAGCTTTTGATATTCTTTCATGTGGGGAGGTGTCCAGCCGGCATGTGGAAGAAATGTGCCGTAAATAAAGCTTGAATGGGCACTAGGGTATTCCTCCGTATGCCGTATGATATATAACTGtggtcgatgtgacgttaaacataactaatgttattatattatattagaaATGAGAAAAGCTGCATGTGCAGACGTTTTTTATCAATGACAACATAAATAGGTGTTCTGTATGATTTTTACAcatatttaaatcatttcttcCCTAGTCAaagtttgtatttataaaaatattcacaaactttCAGTTGCACAATAGTCTGTTTCTTTTAAACAATGTTACATGCAGACTCATACTTTGATAGATATGGCATAAAGATAAACAAGTAAGTCTTTTTTGTCGATCGTGAAAGaagaaatatagatatatatcttATTAGCGGCATCCATTTCAGTGTATTCCAGTTTAGAAgtacgtttttctttttttccgtAAATAATCGTGATTTTTTctagaaactacttttaaaacaaagtttaaacaTCTCCTGGTGTTCCCTTTATATCTTGACGATTCAAAACTGTTTTCGTTTTATGTAAGAATTAATGCCGGTTAAAGAGTATGTCATGCTCGCATATTCTTCATAGAATATCACCTTCTCAGTGTCAATAGCTTTCGGGTCCTTTTTACAGGTTTATATGGCAATTCATTGTATTTCTGGGACTGGAAGAACCGACAATTAAAACAGACGCTTCCACTTGGTTCTGATGGTTTGATCCCATTGGAAATTCGATTCATGCATGACCCCGAGAAAGCAATTGGATTTGTAGGATGCGCTCTCAGTTCAACTATCAAAATGTTCTCCCAAAAGGAGGTAAGTTATCACAGTTTTGTCCAAAGTTCAGGTTCTAAGGTTATAAAACAAAGTATGGAGGTCTTTCTCTCAgagaaaatttgaccttgaccaaTGCCAAAGTAGGTTTTCTGACACAAGCCtctaaattcagttttataaactTGGAGCCCGACTTTGATATAACATCGAGAATTACATGAACATTCAACCTAAAGTATAAAGTCAgtgatataaaattattcataccGATGTAACAGACAGCTTTTTCatcatcaaagaaaaaacaaccgTTTTTTCCTTTCTCCGGGCCAAACAAACCTTACGGTTTGGTCCCTACTTTTGTTcataaaatgagagaaaaaaactgattatagtGGTATAACTTGGTTTATAGGTGGCTTGGATGCAAgaatcaagatcaaggtcacgaaACAAGTATCTACAAACCTCAAAATTTATAAACAGTGAAGGGGAAAGAAATTTACTAGTTGTTGTTACCTCCATTCCGCCACACCTCGGCTAGTATGTGTGTTGGTACGTATACCTGAATGAAGGGGAAATGAACTGACAAGTTCGGTTTTCCCCTGAAGTATGAGTGTGAATAGGTATCGTTCAGGCGttaaaggggacataactctattttgttctGATATATAATCTACATACACGAGCAATGGTAGACGATGGTGGGGAAGACCCgggtgccatgggaaaaccaacatagtggctttgcgaccagcatggatccagaccagcctgcgcatccgcgcagtctggtcaggatccatgctgttcgctaacggtttctctaattgcaatagactttgacaaggaatgtttatatttatcaaaagttgaacaaggacgaatatacaagggaatgccatgttctttagaaacagtcgcactacaacgtaaacccgcaatagcgcagacactcatgtaccaaacatacaactacgatcaactgaataacgtagaaaaacgaacaagcaacacataggaaaacagtagggcaccgttatagactcacaagcatacaaacgcatacacacaagtaggaaaaaacaatgaAGTACCGTCTTAgaattcggctgccaaaacaaaggggagccacgaaaacttactaaaactaaagggggaggggatgcaaaaagtagcgtaaatgcaagggaaaggagcggGCAATAAGGGGAgtgaggcggaggaaaaacgcttacaagaaacaagaaaacatacgcaacagacaatacaagacagacaaaacaaccagttgaaaataggggcaccgccttggaacggtcagtaacctataaaaaggaaactgggggtttaaacgcttTTAGGGCATGcaaacctcgcacttaccctattttcaacaagttatgCAAGACAATGTTAATTAAATGCTAACAATAAACAATATTACACACtcaacacaaaatacaacacGGACAGTTAAATGCAAGCatcaaacaagacaacatacgtaATATAAAATATGAGACAGAGTGAAAACAAGTTGGAAAtaggggcaccgtcttggaacggtcagttaccTATATAAAGGTAACTGgaggtttaaacgcgtttaggacatgccaacctcgcacttaccctattttcaacaagttaaacaacacaatgttaataaaatccccgctgagaaaggctctaacattagtgtaaaaataacagataaataaagctaaacataaaattaaggtatatttacaccaatgtactcaacaacttgtctgaagtcagagcaacaagagcctaactttttagggcacgactaagaaaactgtaagacaaaaatcatttCCCTctgtccgttgtatgtaggagaAAAATCAGGTCATAATATCTTCTTTCAACTGACTTTATTTAGGAGACTGTAGGATATGACAATTATTGACctttgcaaatatttttgaagtttctacGGTACCATTTCTGGAAATAAGACCAGACCATTTGTTTACTTTAATGCTgaggtcagaatatttatttactttctcTTCCTGCCTGAAAATAAGCCAAGCCCATAAACGATTTTTACTGTGAGTGCATTAAAATCAATCGGACAGGATGCAATCTGCCGATCCTCTGCAGTCAACCATAGTTATGATACCATCCGACTTTctaagtaataaaatctgtaattattatctttattttcttATCTTTGGCAAAAAACTGGGAGGCTCAGTATACCTCAGGGGCTGGCATATCTTtagcaacacaccaggtttgGTTTGGTATTTGGTGGTTTCAAACCGGTTCACAAACAGTTTGGTTTGATGCACAATTTTCTTGAAATACGAATAACAAGCTACATCGAACAAATCATTTATGTATTGCACTGGTGGTGATTTGCTGCAGAATGAAAAATGacatattgtgaaatcattaatattcgtgggggactaattttcgtcgATTTCGTGGTTtactcaatccacgaaatttaatcccaacgaacaagtaaaattcccattcattctatgttcagaagttgaaatccacgaattcatatccctacgaaattgccgttttgaccaaaacaacgaaatttcatggccacgaaattaaatgattttacagtacttgaAATGTTGTCATCACACCGTCATCTTTGATCAATAACTTCCCCAGAAAAGCTGGTCAGTATCTATCAAATATCCAGTCACTGAACTTAGCAAACGCTTGCAGGATTGTTTGTTTAAGATGAATCAAtgtgttactatttttatttgcaatgtaatatttatcaaatatgcaGCCACTCAACTAACTTTGCAAATGATGGCAGACATGTTTGCCGAAAATGACTCACTGCTTTTTTTGTTATTCGCAATGTGTTCAATTAAAGTATCAAACTATCGACAGAAGAAAAAACAAACGGAACGTAGATTTAATTATTTGAAAGTGATTTCTGataatatttgtgtcattgattgctCGTGGTGTTGGAAGCCGTGATTTTGATCACTAGCCGCGTAATACAAAACACGTGAAAAGGATATCAGTAACTCCCTTACTTGTCACTTAACATTAAATGGGAAACTTGCGTCTATTCTATGGTGATGTATTCTATCAGGAATGAGTTGTCGAATTTTAGATTAGAGGTGTCGAATGTGATTAATACAAGTTGCAGAACTTGTTCACAATCGACTCGGAAtatattagtataaactaacagcATGACTCTAGAGTCTTGAAGACATCCAGTTTGCACCCTCTTTACAAAAGTAACAAAGACAAACAAAATGCATCTGATAGGAGATGGGGCGTATTCCCTGTAGACTGCGATTTGTTTCTACTCAGATGGTGACAAAACGCGCCTTTCATGAAATATGTTTAGGAGATGATGATATATATGTTTAAGACGCTATTTGCAACATGCAGTCAACAATTGCCACTGTATTTTTTGAGAAAGCAGGAACGCTGAAAGCATCATCGGTTTGTTGGCAAATTATATGCACCAGTTTACAATATTCTATGTCATGTTTTAGTTAATAAAATGCTTTTCCGTTGATTCTCAAACTTGActagcattttatcaattttattcaacgagtttaataaagtcagtgtggaaagtcacaaatgtgatattctttttaccacatgttagccttttttgccgaaacatcaaaaattcaactTTCTTTACCTATAATATAAGAAGTCAAATTGACCAAGGTCTCCTATACTTCGCGATCGCGGGTCTTCCCAGCCGCCCGAGACAGTCCGAACAGCTTGGTACCGGGAACCGACCGGGGTTCCCGCGGCGACGGCCTTCTGGACGGACGACGGGACAGGCGATTCCGGTTTAAAGAGATAAAAACAACACCGTTATAGAGTAAACACTTTTCAAATGTAACATAAATCTAAACCTACTCTGGTTCTAAATTCAACTGTATTAACAGCATTTTAGGCTCAACTTACGTACCTTACGCGAAAGTGAATTTAGAATCAAGTCCATTTTCTGAGTTGACGATCTGGGGAATACGGTCTTATGAAAAAGTGGTAAAGGAAAAGTCAAGATCGAGTTAAATCTGGATTTAAACTCTTTGCAACGAGAAATTTACTATGTTAAAATGCAAAAGGAGAATATGCAGAACCGAATTGTATATACAATAGTACTTCAAAAATGAAACGCGATCTTTAGCAACCTCCatgcaggaatattgtcaaacaatttaCTGTACCGATTCCTACTATAGAAGATGTAAGGGGAACAACTCCTAATTGACACTAGACTCAAGTCAACATAAAAGTAAAGGCCCTTTTCCAAACACAAAAATATGATTCATTTAAATCTCTTATATCTTAACTCAGGTTTTGTCAAAATCTGATGCCAAGAGAATAATcgataataaatttgttttacatgttggCAGTAGCTTTGACCTAAACTTCTGTATGCTGTACTTAAACCTGTCCCACACCACGGCCGAAACAAGTTAATCCCATGACAAAATTCACTTTAAAGCAAGATTTACTGTCAACTTTGAGTCAGTGAGTCGGTCGAAGAATGTCCTTGCTACCTATTGATGATTGTTCCATATGACGGCCATGCTAATGTATACATTACAGCCGACTAGACCAGATAATGTACCAGATATCAACATTAACGTAGCTGACTAGTTATTTGTCCAACATGGCATAACTTTGCATTGGTATAAGCAATCGGGCGTAACTAAAGCTATTGTCTGTTTCGCATTGTCAGTACGTGGAACGTGCCAGAATCCTTTTAGAAGATCAAATTTCGTCACATAGTTTACTTTTCGAATCTTGTCTATACATTCATTTGAAAAAGGTTTGCTTTTGGTCACAGAGTTCACTCTACGATATTTGTGCACATTTTGTTTTGGCGCAAGAATACCCGATGAACTGTAATTACTCTGGCTTGGTTCAACAAACTTATTGTCTAACAAATATTTCACTTCATCGCTGAGACAAAGTTGGTTTAAAAGATTCGTTCGAGATGAATGTTGTTCAACTGGTTAAGAGTCTTCTACAGTAacacttttgaaaattttatcaaTCCTTGTGGAATATCAGGTGTTTCATTTTTCCGTTTTTTGATGGTTCCATGTGGTCTAGTGTTTCAGAATGTCAAATTTTTAAACCTTTGATGGACCAGGATAAGACTTTTCAAAGTTGTATAGTCTGACTCATCGTGTGGACCAGAATGAAGAAATACCAATAGTTTAGACAAAGACATATCTCtgtcaaaacacattttattatgTACATATGACACATTATGTTTCTGCTTACGTCTCCCAGAAGTATTTATAACATAATTCAAATCACCTTCTTTTATGTCAATGGTAAAGTGTCGTGCCAGTAGTGTCTATCCAGGGATAGGAAAAGAGAAAAGACCATTTATCCAGGTTTAAAACTTCTTCATTACCTTGATTAGAACGAACTACCTCACACGCATTTGACAACTTACTTCTGAAGTAAGGCACGTACTTAAGTAAATTTGAATAAGTGTAATCGTCACACAAAAAAATGCTCTTTAAGAAATTTTAAAGGTCCTCTAACAGACTGTCCAAACACTAATTCAAGTGGGCTGAAATTAAGAGATTCATGAACAGATTCTCTGACAACAAAATAGCAATAGATGTATGCCAAGTGGCCTAGTGAGGCTACTTCTCTGACAGTTCCTGTGTCAAagcaataatacatgtattatgaccttatcttattttacaatatcttggGAACTCTTTCCAAGGCATCTTGACTCTCTTGGTGATAGGCCTTATATTGTTTAATCCCTGACTAGTTCCATTAAATGagaaatctggttgccatggtatacgaaaggaaaaatatgtttaaaaatcttcatgtgtaaaacagaaaGGCCTAGgaattagatatatggtgtgtggCATTACCTAGCGGTCTTCTAGTATAAGaggtat comes from the Mercenaria mercenaria strain notata chromosome 9, MADL_Memer_1, whole genome shotgun sequence genome and includes:
- the LOC123546640 gene encoding methanethiol oxidase-like isoform X2, producing MDAMKNGPREEIVYIPCIIPPQTENPRPDYLATVNVDPKSENYSKIIHRMPLKYNQDEVHHTGWNACSSCHDDASKSRNRLIMPCLGSSRVYIVDVGTDKYAPKIHHVVEPSEMRDKAGLTVPHSTHCLASGEIMISCMGDSDGNNKGGFVVLDGETFEMKGKWERGEEAEFGYDYWYQPYFNIMVSTGWAAPKTFKQGFNPADVEKGLYGNSLYFWDWKNRQLKQTLPLGSDGLIPLEIRFMHDPEKAIGFVGCALSSTIKMFSQKEVSYHSFVQSSGSKVIKQSMEVFLSEKI
- the LOC123546640 gene encoding methanethiol oxidase-like isoform X3 is translated as MACCGKGPGYASPMDAMKNGPREEIVYIPCIIPPQTENPRPDYLATVNVDPKSENYSKVVEPSEMRDKAGLTVPHSTHCLASGEIMISCMGDSDGNNKGGFVVLDGETFEMKGKWERGEEAEFGYDYWYQPYFNIMVSTGWAAPKTFKQGFNPADVEKGLYGNSLYFWDWKNRQLKQTLPLGSDGLIPLEIRFMHDPEKAIGFVGCALSSTIKMFSQKEVSYHSFVQSSGSKVIKQSMEVFLSEKI